A region of the Chryseobacterium gotjawalense genome:
TAACAATTCTGTAACAACCAGGTCTCAAAGGTATATAAATATAAAGTAAAAACAATTGGATAAACCCGTGATAAAGCAATCAAAATTTTTTGAGATCTCTGTATTTTCTTTTGAATAACTCATTTTCATTACAAGTTACAGATCCTAATTTGTATTTTTGGGCATTAAACAATTTTATGAAAATCATCTCTTATAATGTCAATGGAATTCGGGCGGCTTTTACCAAAGATTTTTTAGGCTGGCTGAATGTTGCCGATCCTGATGTAATCTGCATTCAGGAAAGCAAAGCCGGCAATGACCAAATCGATATCGAAAGTTTAGAAAAAAACGGCTATTTCAGCTATTGGCATTCTGCCCAGAAAAAAGGCTATTCCGGCGTTGGGATCGCTTCAAAAGTAAAACCCAAGCACATTGAATATGGCTGCGGTATTGAAGACTATGATTCCGAAGGTAGAATTATGCGCGCAGATTTCGAAGGTTTTTCGGTGATTTCGGTGTATGTTCCGTCCGCGTCGAATATCGAAAGACTCGATTTTAAAATGAAGTTCTGTTACGATTTCCTGACTTATATTAAAGAATTAAAAAAAACAATCCCTAACCTGGTTATATCTGGTGATTTCAATATCTGTCATCACGCGATTGACATTCACAATCCTGAAGGCTTAAAGAACACTTCCGGATTTCTGCCGATGGAAAGAGAATGGATGACACTATTCATCGAAGAATGTGAGTTAATCGACAGCTTCAGGTTTTTCAATGATCAATCCGATAATTACACCTGGTGGAGTTACCGACAAAATTCCAGAGCCAGAAATAAAGGGTGGAGATTAGATTATAATTTCGTGTCTTACTCCTTGAAGCAGCAGCTTTCGCGTGCTGCGATTTTAAAAGAAGCCGTTCATTCTGATCATTGTCCGGTTATGGTAGAATTGTCGTTGAATTAATTAACATTCTTTTTGTCGAATACACTGAGCGGGCTTTTGTAGTGCTACAGACCAAAAAAATTATCCTGATTTATATTTTGATACCTGGACATTAAAAAATTTCATAAATCGTTTTCAGAATTTTCTGATCCATTTCAGTAAAAGGAACTTTTCTCCGAGCCATGGCCAATTCTGCGACTTCATAGGCTTTTTCCAATTTGAATTTTTCATCGCCTTTCATTCCGCCCCAGGAAAAACTTTCGATTAAGTTTGGCGGAAAGCCGCTTTTGAAAATATTAGCAGCAACTCCTACCACTGTTCCGGTATTAAACTGTGTATTGATCGCCGATTTCGAATGATCACCCATAATCAAACCTACAAATTGCAATCCGGTATTCACAAATTTTTTCGCCTTATAATTCCACAGTTTTACCATCGCGTAATTATTTTTAAGATTCGAAGAATTGGTATCAGCGCCGAGATTGCACCATTCGCCAATGACCGAATTGCCAATGAAACCATCATGACCTTTATTGGTATATCCAAAAATGACGACATTATTCACTTCGCCACCGACTTTGCAATGCGGACCAATCGTTGTCGCACCGTAAATTTTCGCGCCTAAATTAAATTTAGAATCATCGCAAAGTGCGATCGGACCGCGGAGATTACAGCCTTCCATTACTTCTGCATTTTTCCCGATGTAGATTTTTCCGGTTTTGGTATTTAAAGTAGAGAACTCAATTTCTGCACCTTCTTCGATAAACAAATCTTTTTCGTCTCCCAAAAAACCATTGGTTTCAGAAAGTGGCGCCGAAGTTCGCCCTTTTGTAAGAAGTTCAAAATCAAAATCGATTGCTTTTTCATTAAATGAAAACAAATCGGTTGGCTGATTAAAAAACAAAACTTCTTCCTCAATATCAGTCATTTTATTAATGTGACTTAAGGAAAAATTATCCATATTAATTCTAACCGCGAGTAATTCATCTTTGTAAACCAACGCTTCTCCCAATTGCAAATCCTTGATCTGGGCTAAAAGATTGTCACTTGGCAGAAAATTAGGAACAATGAAAAGGCTTTCTTTCAGGTCGTATTTTTTAAATTTTTCCTGCAAATAATCTTCTGTAAGATAAGAAACATCTGACGATTCCAATAATTTCTGCCATCTTTCCGAAAAAGTCAAAATCCCGCAACGCATTTCTGCGACAGGTTTGGTAAAAGTAAGCGGTAAAAAATCTTCCCAAAACTGGGCATCTGAAAATACGAGCTGCATATCGGCTTAAGTTTAAAGTTCAATTTTTATTAAAAACTTTATCAAAGATTTAAAGTTTGACAAAGTGAATCAAATTTACACTAAAAAAAGTCTTTCAAAAAACTTGAAAGACTTTAATTATCATTAAAATTCAAAAATTACTTTGCGAATTTTTTGTACTTGTTCATGAATTTGTCAACTCTACCTGCAGTATCAACTAATTTCACTTTTCCGGTATAGAAAGGGTGAGAAGTTGAAGAGATTTCCATTTTGATCAATGGGTAAGTTGAACCTTCATATTCAATTGTATCTTTTGTATCTGCAGTAGATTTGCAAAGAAACATCTCGTCGTTACTCATATCTTTGAAAACAACAAGTCTATAATTTTCTGGGTGGATTCCGTTTTTCATAACTTATTTTATTATTAATAATTAAAGCTTTGCTTTCGAAATAGTAATGGTATTTCTCTGCTAAATTTTAGACCGCAAAAGTACAAATAATTTTCTTATCTCCAAATAGTATATCAACTTAATTAATAATTTTTATGTTCAACAATTTTAATTAAATTTGAAACCTACATCTATTCCTACATAAATGAACAAATTTAAACTTATTCTTGCTTTTTCTTTTTGGATTCTTATAACGGCAATAAGCTGTAACAGAGACGATATCAACTTTGAATCTCCCACTCAACTGCTTCGTTTTTCGCAAGACACCCTTTTCCTGGACACGGTTTATAATCAGGTCCGTTCGGAAACTTACGCTGTGAAAATTTACAACAACGAAGACAAGGACGTTATGATTCCCAAAATCTCTCTTGAAAAAGGAGCCGGCTCTTTATACCGAATCAATGTTGATGGCAAAGCAGGGACAGATTTCAGTAATATTCCTTTGCGGAAAAAAGACAGTCTGTATATTTTTGTAGAAATTGCACCGATTGCCAACGCGCCGGAAGCGATTGCCGAAGATCGGATTAATTTTCAAACGCCGGCCGGAAATCAACATGTGACTTTGTTTTCAGTCGTTCAGGATGCTGAATTTTATATCGAAAGTAAAACAAACCCGAATATTTTAAGTTCAAATACATCATGGAAAAACAATAAGGCGAAAATCATTTTCGGAGATTTGACTTTGGCGGAAGGAAAAATTTTAAATATTGAAAAAGGAACTAAAATTTATTTCCACAAAAACAGTGGACTGAAGATTTCTAAAAATGCCAAACTCAATATTAATGGTGATTTAGGAGAAGAAGTAATTTTCCGTGGCGACCGAAATGATACGCGCTATGACACGATTCCTAAAAACTGGCAGGGAATTTCAATGGAGGCGAACTCTATTTTAAATATGAATTATGCGAAAGTTTTCGGCGGAACCGTTGGTTTAGAAATGAACCAGACGACTGCAATGATTGATAATTCTATTTTCCATACGCATCAGGAATTTGGAATTATGGCAATCAACTCGGTTGTTACTGCGAAAAATCTGGTGATGAATAATTGTGGGAATGCTGACTTTGCCATTTTTAAAGGCGGAACTTATAACATCATCCATTCTACTTTGGCGAATTATTGGAATCTAAATTCAGCGCTTCCGGGACTTGGATTGTACGCAACCAATGAGTATGACAACGGAACTTCTGTTGAACAGGGAGCTTTAACTTTAAATGTTAAAAATTCGATTATTTATACCGATAATGATAACGCAGTTCTTTTTAAGCCAACAGCCGGACAGACTTTTAATTACAGTTTCCAGACTTCATTACTGAAATACGGAAGTTCCGCAAATTACACTTTGGATGCCGGTTCGGTTAAGAATCAAGACCCGAAATTCCAGAATTATTTTACCCAGAAAATGAATCTGAGATTGAAAGCTGATTCTCCGGCAAAAGGAAAAGGAAATACGGCGACAGCCGCGACGGCGCCTTTGGATATTGTGAAAATTTCCCGATTGGTAAATCCAAGTATGGGCGCTTATCAATAATTCAGGTCTGCCCAAATAAAAGAAATATGGAAATAACTAAACTCCAGGAAGAAGTTGATCAATGGATAAAAACCATAGGCGTGCGCTATTTTAACGAACTCACCAATATGGCAATGCTTACAGAGGAAGTGGGCGAAGTGGCGAGAATTATCGCCAGAAGATATGGCGAACAGAGCGAAAAAGAAACTGACAAAACCAAAGATCTCGGTGAAGAATTAGCCGATGTTTTATTTGTAACTTTATGCTTGGCGAATCAAACCGGAACTAACCTGCAGGAAGCGTTTGACCGGAAAATGAAAGTTAAAACTGTCCGAGACAAAGACCGCCATCAGAATAACGACAAACTGAAATAAGAATCATAGAATTCAAAATTTAATTCGATAAAAGTATGAATATGAGGCTGGAAAAATCAACCTTAAAAGACAATGAAACCATTGAAATAAGCGGTTCGAAAAGTATTTCGAATCGTCTTTTAATTTTAAGCTCTCTTTTTGAAAACCTGAAAATTGAAAACCTTTCTAATTCTCAAGACACTCAACTTTTACACAAAGCTCTGGAAAGCAATGCCGACCTTATCGACATTCATCATGCGGGAACGGCGATGCGGTTCCTCACCTCTTACTTTGCAATTCAGGAAGGTAAGACGACTGTTGTAACGGGATCTGAGCGGATGAAACAGAGACCGATTCAATTTCTGGTCGATGCTTTGCGGGATTTGGGAGCTGATATTTCTTATGTTGAAAAAGAAGGTTTTCCTCCACTAAAGATTGTCGGAAAAAAACTAGAAAAAAGTTCGGTAGCGATTCCTGCGAATATTTCGAGTCAGTTTATTTCTTCCTTAATGTTAATCGGATCGAAATTAGAAAACGGTTTAGAAATTAATTTGGTGGGGAAAATAACATCGAGACCTTATCTTGAAATGACTTTGAAAATTCTTAAAAACATAGGAATTTTAACGCAATGGGAAGGTCAGGTGATTAAGATTTTCCCAAATATTCACAGCGATAAAAGTTCGCAGATCACCAAATGTATTTGTGAAAGCGATTGGAGTTCTGCTTCTTACTTTTATTCTTTAGCGGCCATCGGCAGAAAGTCTATTAACCTTAAAAGTTTTCGGCCACACTCGCTTCAGGGCGATTCTCTAATCAAGGAAATTTATTGGAAGTTCTTCGGAGTCAACACGATTTCTCAAGGTTCAGAAAGTAAGATTTCGCTGATGCCGGAAAGCACATTTGTTTTTCCAGACCATATTTCTTTGGATATGAATGACTGTCCGGATATTGCGCAAACGCTTTGTGTGACGGCGACAGCTTTACAAATCCCTTTTGAAATTACAGGATTATCAACTTTAAAAGTTAAAGAAACCGACCGTTTGGTCGCTTTAAAAAATGAACTTTTCAAAATCGGTTGTATTTCTGAAATCACCGAGGATTCCATCTACTCAGTAAAATTCTTCGAGCCGAATGAAAATATTTTGATTGAAACCTATAATGATCACCGAATGGCCATGAGTTTCGCGCCATTTTGCCTCATCACCCCGCTAACAATTGAAAACGAACAGGTGGTCGAAAAATCCTATCCGCAGTTTTGGGACGATTTTGCGCAAGTTCTTGAACAACATTAAATTACAAAAATGACAATACTTATCACCGGAACTTCTGCCGGAATTGGTTTTACCCTGGCTAATTATCTCGGAAAGAAAGGACATACCGTTTACGGATTAAGCAGAAAAAATGCGGACTCTACCTATTTTAAAACAATAGCGACCGATATTACAGACAATGCTCAGGTTCAGAATGCGGTGAAGGAAATTTTAAAAACCGAAAACCGAATCGACGTTCTGATCAACAATGCAGGAATGGGAATGGTGGGCGCGGTTGAAGATTCTACGCAGGAAGAAATCCTGAAATTATTTAATTTGAATTTAGTGGGTTCAGTTCAAATGATGTCCGCTGTTCTGCCAAAAATGCGGGAGCAGAAATCCGGAAAAATCATTAATATTTCCAGTATCGGCAGTGAAATGGGATTGCCGTTCCGTGGATTTTATTCGGCTTCAAAATCGGCTTTAGATAAAGTGACAGAATCAATTCGCTACGAAGTTTCTCCCTGGAATATTCAGGTTTGTGCTTTGCATTTAGGAGACATTAAAACAAATATTGCTGAAAACAGAGTAAGAACCAAAGTTTCTGAACCTTATCAAAAAACATTTGAGAAGATTTATGCCATCATGAATTCTCATGTTGATGAAGGTACAGAACCTCTGGAAGTTGCAGCGTATATTGAAAAACTTTTAGAAAAAAAATCCTGGAAAGCTCATTTTTATTTTGGGAAATTCGGACAGAAAATTGGGATACCCCTAAAATGGATTCTGGCGCAGAATTTTTATGAGAATTTAATGAGGAAATACAACAAAATGGATTAATTTGTAAATTATCGCAAAAATACTTCTAAGCATCCCACAAATTCGGTTTTTAACCGATAGGATATTTCAATCTGAAATAATAAATCAATAAAAACAACCATGAATACCCGAGGCAGAATCCAGCTGCAACGTCGCTCGGATAATGTACCCGTAAGTAAATTCTGCTGATTCCGATACTTAAAGAAAGTAACATTAAAAAAAACATCAGAAACAATTTTAATGCTTTCGGGATACGACTTAACCAAACGAAATAGGCTAAAGTCCCGTAAAATATAAAACTGAAAGTGGCATGACCACTGGGGAAACTATATCCCGTTTCCGGGAATTCTAAAGGATAGTGCGGTCTTGGCCTGCGAAACAAAACCTTCGCCAGACCAATCAAAACCAAGCCCCCGATTCCTGCCAAAAAAGTAAAAGCAGCTTTTCTGTAATATTTAAAAATCAAAAGTACAGCAATCAATACCGGAAAA
Encoded here:
- a CDS encoding exodeoxyribonuclease III is translated as MKIISYNVNGIRAAFTKDFLGWLNVADPDVICIQESKAGNDQIDIESLEKNGYFSYWHSAQKKGYSGVGIASKVKPKHIEYGCGIEDYDSEGRIMRADFEGFSVISVYVPSASNIERLDFKMKFCYDFLTYIKELKKTIPNLVISGDFNICHHAIDIHNPEGLKNTSGFLPMEREWMTLFIEECELIDSFRFFNDQSDNYTWWSYRQNSRARNKGWRLDYNFVSYSLKQQLSRAAILKEAVHSDHCPVMVELSLN
- a CDS encoding GlmU family protein; translated protein: MQLVFSDAQFWEDFLPLTFTKPVAEMRCGILTFSERWQKLLESSDVSYLTEDYLQEKFKKYDLKESLFIVPNFLPSDNLLAQIKDLQLGEALVYKDELLAVRINMDNFSLSHINKMTDIEEEVLFFNQPTDLFSFNEKAIDFDFELLTKGRTSAPLSETNGFLGDEKDLFIEEGAEIEFSTLNTKTGKIYIGKNAEVMEGCNLRGPIALCDDSKFNLGAKIYGATTIGPHCKVGGEVNNVVIFGYTNKGHDGFIGNSVIGEWCNLGADTNSSNLKNNYAMVKLWNYKAKKFVNTGLQFVGLIMGDHSKSAINTQFNTGTVVGVAANIFKSGFPPNLIESFSWGGMKGDEKFKLEKAYEVAELAMARRKVPFTEMDQKILKTIYEIF
- a CDS encoding type B 50S ribosomal protein L31, with translation MKNGIHPENYRLVVFKDMSNDEMFLCKSTADTKDTIEYEGSTYPLIKMEISSTSHPFYTGKVKLVDTAGRVDKFMNKYKKFAK
- a CDS encoding nucleotide pyrophosphohydrolase, with the translated sequence MEITKLQEEVDQWIKTIGVRYFNELTNMAMLTEEVGEVARIIARRYGEQSEKETDKTKDLGEELADVLFVTLCLANQTGTNLQEAFDRKMKVKTVRDKDRHQNNDKLK
- a CDS encoding 3-phosphoshikimate 1-carboxyvinyltransferase, whose amino-acid sequence is MRLEKSTLKDNETIEISGSKSISNRLLILSSLFENLKIENLSNSQDTQLLHKALESNADLIDIHHAGTAMRFLTSYFAIQEGKTTVVTGSERMKQRPIQFLVDALRDLGADISYVEKEGFPPLKIVGKKLEKSSVAIPANISSQFISSLMLIGSKLENGLEINLVGKITSRPYLEMTLKILKNIGILTQWEGQVIKIFPNIHSDKSSQITKCICESDWSSASYFYSLAAIGRKSINLKSFRPHSLQGDSLIKEIYWKFFGVNTISQGSESKISLMPESTFVFPDHISLDMNDCPDIAQTLCVTATALQIPFEITGLSTLKVKETDRLVALKNELFKIGCISEITEDSIYSVKFFEPNENILIETYNDHRMAMSFAPFCLITPLTIENEQVVEKSYPQFWDDFAQVLEQH
- a CDS encoding SDR family oxidoreductase, with protein sequence MTILITGTSAGIGFTLANYLGKKGHTVYGLSRKNADSTYFKTIATDITDNAQVQNAVKEILKTENRIDVLINNAGMGMVGAVEDSTQEEILKLFNLNLVGSVQMMSAVLPKMREQKSGKIINISSIGSEMGLPFRGFYSASKSALDKVTESIRYEVSPWNIQVCALHLGDIKTNIAENRVRTKVSEPYQKTFEKIYAIMNSHVDEGTEPLEVAAYIEKLLEKKSWKAHFYFGKFGQKIGIPLKWILAQNFYENLMRKYNKMD
- a CDS encoding phosphatase PAP2 family protein, with product MILSIFMVFGAVVLFASIIHEIFLEKEQEDDLLIFEFFRTNIIRSGLTRYMIDVTNLCSPVFVKIAFPVLIAVLLIFKYYRKAAFTFLAGIGGLVLIGLAKVLFRRPRPHYPLEFPETGYSFPSGHATFSFIFYGTLAYFVWLSRIPKALKLFLMFFLMLLSLSIGISRIYLRVHYPSDVAAGFCLGYSWLFLLIYYFRLKYPIG